The proteins below are encoded in one region of Deltaproteobacteria bacterium:
- a CDS encoding alpha/beta hydrolase — translation MPLLVIGGERALGDVLGEQAKLVASDVTVAVLKDTGHWLLEERPKETTAALEKFL, via the coding sequence ATGCCGCTCCTGGTGATCGGCGGCGAGAGGGCCCTCGGCGACGTACTGGGTGAGCAGGCGAAGCTCGTCGCCTCGGATGTGACCGTCGCCGTGCTGAAGGACACTGGACACTGGCTGCTTGAGGAACGGCCCAAGGAGACGACCGCCGCACTGGAGAAGTTTCTCTGA